DNA sequence from the Coregonus clupeaformis isolate EN_2021a chromosome 13, ASM2061545v1, whole genome shotgun sequence genome:
aaaaaaactctaaaaacctgttttttcttcgtcattatggagtattgtgtgtagattgatgaggggaaaaatacaatttaatccattttagaataaggctgtaacataacaaaatgtggacgaAGTCAAGAggcctgaatactttcagaatgcactgtatatcaaaaGCATTTGATAGTATCCAACCTGGGCATGCTGCATGAAACagaatatatttttttggggagAAAATAGATAAGTATGTCTATTGGAAACAAATTAATACACAAATCTATTAAATTACTTACCATGCCCATAATAGCGAGCCCAGACCCAATAGCTATTACTGTGGGAATGATGTTGAATTTTCCAGCCTGAAGAACACAATAAAGAACATTTGATCTGACACAGACTGTAATATTACTACTACCAACACATTAAATTAGATAAGTAAGTGTAACTAGAGTCACTGTCATACCCGTCCATTCACCATGATATCAAAGCGAATCCCATAGACTTTATACAAAGTCCGATAGCTCTCTCCAGCTTCATCTTTGTAATACCGTGCATATCTGGAAAACAAACAAATCAGCTGTCTGGAACAGAAATGTCAACAACTGCTTGGTAGAGCTGGATCTGAGATTAAATACAGTACTTGGAGAGAGCTCAAGCTTTATTAGCTCAAGATAATATATTTTCAGAATGAGTGCATGGATTATCATATCTACATGAAGTACAATGAGCTTAAAGATACAGTacgggatcttaagcacaacaCATTTGTTACATGTTATACCAATTGGATTAATAaaatatcatacgaattgcaacaacaacaaaatatagggacccgttttggctcgtgagcaccactttcaaaacttctggctgaaattatacaaaagtttgGGAGCATCACTTGAATGCATGTCAAGATGTACCTGAAGTTGTAGCCTGATGTGACAGAGCTGTTTAAGTTCCTATCCAAACGAGTAAAGCTGTACTCTGGGTTACACTGTGAGTAGTCCTTATCCAAATCACAGTTCCACTCAATCAGAATTCCAACTGACCCAccctgagagatagagagagagagattacactgTTTATGAACAAACACCTGTGCTTGACGTTGCTCTAAATATGGAGGATTACTCTATTGCCCTGCTATTCAAGATTTACTTTCTTAACCTTGACTATGAACTGTGGTCACATTTACATAAACTCCTCGTTAAACATTAACAAGTAGGAACATAAATATAATGTACTTTACAACTTTAAAATTGGCAACTCTAATGATAACACAGTAGCTACTACACTGCTGATCATCTTTGCCATATATGGTAAGAATGGCTCTGGTTAACCCATTGTCTTGTTCTATGCTGGGTGTCCGGCTATATTAACAACAAGAGGTAGTGTTTACTTGTAAATGTCTACCCTGAGCTTGCTGGGGAGTTGAGGTGAGGCCACTTTATGCAGGGCTCTTTGACAAGCCACTTAATACAGATCTAGCAACTTCTATGTTTCATATTGTTGTTGTAATTATGCAACCATCGTTGTTATTCATTTAAATGTCATGCCTAATGACTGCAGCCTATATGACAAATGTCAAATTAAATGTACTGTATTTTctgcactataaggcgcaccggagtataagccgcagcagctaaattgaatgatattgaatgatgtgtacatatataagccgcactggactataagccgcaggtgttttaatgtttaattaccatatgtaagggttcgtgcacagaggggattgtcgggaaagagacaaactgtctcgctctcgtaatgtctgtctgtcttgctctcgttctgtctctcgttctgtctctcgtaccactctcggttccacttttacttttgcgcgctacctgtctcactcttttccggcctccagcttttcctgctggagcccgctgcttaaaggtggggggcgcggaccggtcatagagcccatagagttaaagttggtggactgtaacctgtaaaatccatagatttaggaggtcttctagtggccgttagctgtaaaaatccatagattagccgcaccgttatataagccgcagggtctaaaaatgggaaaaaaggcgcggcttatagtccgaaaattacggtaatcAAAATTATGGTACTTACCTAACTGCCTGAAAGCAGGCATCATTATCAAATGGACTGGAGGAAAAGAGAACTACATCACTCCCACACTGCTTGGATAAAATGATGAAAGCCTGAAAAGCCTAATCTGGATTCACTGGACTCAGTGTTTAACCAGAAACCCAACCCTCTCTGCCAGGTCTCTCTCTGCCAGGGAAACAGGTCTCCTGACCTCAATGGGacaacctggttaaataaaggataaattggaagataaaaaaataaagaatatgTACCACTACAGCCATGTCCTGAAAATCATGTCCAGTCCTGCTGACTAGGTCTCCCAGACGGAAGATGGGGCAGTAGGGATGGAGGTCGTTGTCATAGGAACATCTCTTTAGATAGGAGTCATTACCGGTGTCCAGGACATTTGACCTGAGGGGAAAGAAATTTTTTTGCTACATGATTAGTAGTCCAGTATCATACTTTTCCTTGGCTAAATCCAAAAAAGGTCATAGGCCTAAACCAGTAAGAATGAACTGAACAATTAAGTTATCTTATCAGCTTCAAATTACAAGCTTTTCTCTTTGACCCTTAGATAAGGAATAGCACAGAGCTACATATCTTATCTATAATTTCTTAAATAGCTCATATGGCACTGCAAATATAGCATGCTATTTCAAGCTGCACATCTACAAAACTGTTCTTCATTTTATTCATGTTGCTCATACAAGTAGCTAACTTCATAGTTCAAGAACTTCATAGTTTAGACACTTTCCATTCCATACACACaatataggggagagtggggtatgttGAGACATCTTTTACATTCAGTATCActacgtcaagggaaatatagtattctttctaacaaatatatctacatatatttcaggatattgtgtatccctggaaataatctgaattcatgtaaacataaaagatttgaaaacatagcttgtccaaaacaagtggtctcttggcacaacttaccctgGGTATGTTGtgcaataatgcctaccattcagctgtttttctaacctcattgtctgaaccgttaacgttaggtagtaaggagctactgtgctcgaaatgtagctagcttgttgctacctggatagctaactaaacaatagttGGAACGACCTAGcaaacagacgcgaactggctgagtcgattcagtggctagcattgcacttggctagctaacagtagctgctaggggtaagttataacctacatttgtgttttgtttttacatactggcagCCAGAgttgttcaagggaattcgggacatgggtgactagttaacgttagcttggctctctctgtgtgttcgtgccatgGGTGGAGGGGTTTTTTcattggcagaaagcaatggctagctagtatgctaactattctagctaactaactggctgaataagttgacgacggactcgctcaagctgtcgggactaacccacaatgttagacacggacacgaatgatctgcttggcgtgttgacacactggtggtttgttgtgaccgagtattggtgctaaaccgtgttgttggaggctggcatgctagttggctgtggcgtcataggactaggtgccctggacggttttcactgaataatactgtaccaagttagctagctgaataaactaagttagtctattcctagaaaacattgaaccgctgtagtttacaacaattatagtttctgaggtggaagttgggagagttatatttgggtgtttcagtgaaacgtaagtgagggaggccccgctctctcgctttcccagatgtttagttcatttcattccgatctcctttgcattattgtagccattttcagtagcctgtcaactatgcctctgtctatccctgttctctcctctccgcacaggctatacaaacgcctcacaccgcgtggctgctgcctctctaacctggtggtccctgcacgcacaacccacgtggagttccaggtctccggcagcctctggaactgccgttctgcggccaacaaggcagagttcatctcagcctatgctaccctccagtccctcgacttcttggcgctgacggaaacatggattaccactgaaaacactgctactcctactgctctctcctcgtctgaccatgtgttctcgcataccccgagagcatctggtcagcggggtggtggcacaggaatcctcatctctcccaagtggacattctctctttttcccctgacccatctgtctatctcctcatttgaattccatgctgtcacagtcactagcccattcaagcttaacatccttgtcatttatcgccctccaggttcccttggagagttcatcaatgagcttgatgccttgataagttcctttcctgaggatgactcacccctcacagttctgggtgactttaacctccctacgtctacctttgactcatttctctctgcctccttctttccactcctctcctcttttgacctcacagtccccccctactcacaaggcaggcaatacgcttgacctcatctttattagatgctgttcttctactaatctcactgcaactcccctccatgtctccgaccactactttgtatccttttctctctcgctctcctccaacactactcactctgcccctactcagatggtaatgcgccgtcgcaaccttcgctctctctctcccgctacactctcctcttccatcctatcatctcttccctctgctcaatccttctccctccaatctcctgattctgccccctcaaccctcctctcttccctttctgcatcctttgactctctatgtcccctatcctcccggccggctcggtcctcccctcctgctccgtggcttgacgactcattgcgagctcacagaacagggctccgggcagccgagcggaaatggaggaaaactagactccctatggacctggcatcttttcactccctcctctctacattttcttcgtctgtttctgctgctaaagccactttctaccactctaaattccaagcatctgccctAGTTAGACCcactttgccaccttctcctccctgctgaatcccccccccctctctgcggatgacttcgtcaaccattttgaaaagaaggttgacgacatccgatcctcgtttgttaactcaaatgacactgctggtcatgctcacactgccctaccctatgctttgacttctttctcccctctctctccagattaaatcttgcgacttgtgacggccggccgcccaacaacctgcccgcttgaccctatcccctcctctcttctccagaccatctccggtgaccttctcccttacctcacctcgctcatcaactcatccttgactgctggctatgtccattccgtcttcaagagagcgagagttgcaccccttctcaaaaaacctacactcgatccctccgatgtcaacaactacagaccagtatcccttctttcttttctctccaaaactcttgagcgtgccgtctttagccaactctcttgctatctctctcagaattaccttcttgatgcaaaccagtcaggtttcaagactggtcattcaactgagactgctcttctctgtgtcacggaggctctccgcactgctaaagctaactctctctcctctgctcttgtccttctagacctgtctgctgcctttgatactgtgaaccatcagatcctcctctccaccctctccgagttgggcatctccagcgcggctcactcttggattgcgtcctacctgaccggtcgctcctaccaagtggcgtggcgagaatctgtctccgcaccacgtgctctcaccactggtgtcccccagggttcagttctaggccctctcctattctcgctatacaccaagtcacttggctctgtcatatcctcacatggcctctcctatcattgctacgcagacgacacacaactaatcttctcctttcccccttctgataaccaggtggtgaatcgcatctctgcatgtctggcagacatatcagtgtggatgacggatcatcacctcaagctgaacctcggcaagacggagctgctcttcctcccagggaaggactgcccgttccatgatctcgccatcacggttgacaactccgttgtgtcctcctcccaggtgacccgatcctgtaggttcatgctctacaacattcggagagtacgaccctgccttacacaggaagcggcacaggtcctaatccaggcacttgtcatctcccgtctggattactgcaactcgctgttggctgggctccctgcctgtgccattaaacccctacaactcatccagaatgccacagcccgtctggtgttcaaccttcccaagttctctcacgtcaccccgctcctccgcacactccactggcttccagttgaagctcgcatctgctacaagaccatggtgctttcctacggagctgtgaggggaacggcacctccgtaccttcaggctctcatcagtccctacacccaaacgagggcattgcgttcatccacctctggcctgctggcccccctacctctgcggaagcacagttcccgctcagcccagtcaaaactgttcgctgctctggcaccccaatggtggaacaagctccctcacgacgccaggacagtggagtcactcaccaccttccggagacacttgaaaccccacctctttaaggaatacctgggataggataaagtaatccttctacccccccttaccccaccccaaagaaagaaagaagaaaaaaaacatgttgtaaagtggttatcccactggctataaggtgaatgcaccaatttgtaagtcgctctggataagagcgtctgctaaatgacgtaaatgtaaatgtaaatgtatggggTATATTGAgcatagggacagggtaagttgagccgccttggggtaagtgggtgatggtgtcctgtgacagtggcGGGTGATGGTAGGTCAAAGTTGAATTCATGTATGCCTACATTCAGACtcaatgaaatgatgacctcttcttaaatatttggtcacattattcattttgtgtatggtttcctagaaacaaatGGTGGCTCAATTAACCctttggctcaatttaccccactctcccctaatcAAAAGATCTACAACTGAAATGATGAATCATGAATTGGCAGAGGACTGATGTCTCTGTGCTTTCCTGTTAGGCTTGGAAAGACAACACCGATGTTCTGGCTGATTAACCCTTCTACAACAACAGCCTTACTGGCATGAGAGCACAGTGAGCCAATCAGATCTGTCCTGACACCTGTCCTGGACTGGGCCTGCTCTGCTGTCAAGGACATCTCAGATGACCGCTCCACTGTctcactgaacacacacatacacgcaccccCACCCAGTACGAATGGctatgggtgtatataaatagaAGGGACTGTGCACCCTCATAGCTATTCAAAGCAGTTCTAGGACATGTATCCCCCCCTCTGCCCAACTCACACATACTTAATGATCTATGTCACCGACACTGACTGTTTCCCTAGAGAAAGATTGCCTCTACTACCCTGAGGTCTGCATGAATAAGCCCCACTTAACACCACTCATAACCACTTACTTGGAGAATTCAAACTTCGGAAACCTGACAGAGTTCTTGATGTAAATTGTGAAGTTTTCTGCCTTGCTTAATAAAGCATCCCTGGAAATTAAGGGGAAAAGTGTTAAACCAGAGTGACTGCTACATAATGGTAGATGATCAGGACAAGGTACTTCATACTGAAGTACACAACGTAGTGTATGTAGTGGGTGCATTTATACTGAGAGTCAATGCAAAAGAGGATGAATTCTCACGAGGGTTTACGCCCCGTCTCGACGGGACACCAGCCATGTATCTCACAGGTCCCTGTAGAGTTTAAACACAGTCCGGTCTTTACCCCTGCAGGGAAAGGCAAAGATCACTGTCAACATCCTGGAAAGACATAATAATCTGGGGGGAAATTAGGGGGAAGTGTAACGCGTAGGAGTTAATTTTGGCATGCAAAAATGCATTTTCTAAGGTAAATTCCAAGGAATTTCCTAGAGAGACGTTTGTCTAATTTCAACGCTGGTGATTCTCATAAGCTTTCTACACATTAGTGGTGTACATAGCCAGTGTTAATCTGTAAATAAATGTTAATTTTGGAAATGTAAATAGAAATGAGATAAAGACTGCCCCAGTTGACCATATTAGTCCTTACCATTGCCAGCTACCACCGCCTCACCCTCAGCACAATCCTCATTGTTTACACATTGGCCATCTGGCACCTTAGGGCTCTGGAGAAAATAGGACACGTTGCTGTAGTTAAAAATGCAAACCTGTATTCAAAGCAGTGTATTGAAGAGCCTAGAGACGACGACAACATACAATAGCATTGTGACCACAATGGGGAGTACCATTTGAATGCTAAAGCAATATAGGAATACACAATGTTATTGGACCAGTGAACAGTGACACACTGACCCCATCATACTATGAAGTTCATTAAATATAATTAATCATTCATTCATAACTTATCATAGCGGCACCGAAAGCGTACTCTAACATCAAATAAGCTATTCTTGGAAGACAATGGCAAGGTCAAGCCATCTATCTTTGAGGAAAGAACTGTTGGG
Encoded proteins:
- the LOC121579433 gene encoding P2X purinoceptor 5 isoform X3, with the translated sequence MTNNTEAGFNLWGPEDYVIPPTGEQVFFIVTNYIETPNQSLGFCAESPKVPDGQCVNNEDCAEGEAVVAGNGVKTGLCLNSTGTCEIHGWCPVETGRKPSDALLSKAENFTIYIKNSVRFPKFEFSKSNVLDTGNDSYLKRCSYDNDLHPYCPIFRLGDLVSRTGHDFQDMAVVGGSVGILIEWNCDLDKDYSQCNPEYSFTRLDRNLNSSVTSGYNFRYARYYKDEAGESYRTLYKVYGIRFDIMVNGRAGKFNIIPTVIAIGSGLAIMGMGKFACDMIFVYMLSTSSFYRDRKFEILKKERIKKHKEIAKTLVNRDTRKHRKHAGEQHELTTLSTKNEKSEPTTQDAEKQDLKTGEKNEVHILSPRTVGQRYNTHPPRPRH
- the LOC121579433 gene encoding P2X purinoceptor 5 isoform X2 → MGELTWGTFFLGFLNFKTEKYVIAENRKLGISFRVFQICVLAYVIGWVLVYKKGYQSREETVQSSVITKLKGVVMTNNTEAGFNLWGPEDYVIPPTGEQVFFIVTNYIETPNQSLGFCAESPKVPDGQCVNNEDCAEGEAVVAGNGVKTGLCLNSTGTCEIHGWCPVETGRKPSDALLSKAENFTIYIKNSVRFPKFEFSKSNVLDTGNDSYLKRCSYDNDLHPYCPIFRLGDLVSRTGHDFQDMAVVGGSVGILIEWNCDLDKDYSQCNPEYSFTRLDRNLNSSVTSGYNFRYARYYKDEAGESYRTLYKVYGIRFDIMVNGRAGKFNIIPTVIAIGSGLAIMGMGKFACDMIFVYMLSTSSFYRDRKFEILKKERIKKHKEIAKTLVNRDTRKHRKHAGEQHELTTLSTKNEKSEPTTQDAEKQDLKTGEKNEVHILSPRTVGQRLSH